A genome region from Gemmatimonadales bacterium includes the following:
- a CDS encoding NAD-binding protein: MPALTKADEQLAEVRRRLLSAAAGTLIVFVVGVVGYMIIGRGEHRFLDSLYMTVITLTTVGYGEIIPMDNNPAGRIFTMILLVFGMGILVYFASTVTAFFVEGQLEQVFWRKRMRKAISELKEHVIVCGDRVVAGHVIDEMRRVRRSVVSVHPAGTPHPLITTEGELLHVEGDPSDEEVLREAGIMRAAGLVAAMESDRENVLCALTARQTNPIMRIVSMLVEPRNESKLRRAGADSVVSPFSIGGLRMASEMIRPAVVTFLDSMLRDRDRNLRIEEILVGRGSPAIGKSLRELHVNAIPGLLLLALVEGKDGRYHFKPKDDLVVAEAATLIVMGDPAAVGQLREKYGGQTYAEMAATTERPAAGRS; the protein is encoded by the coding sequence ATGCCAGCACTAACCAAAGCCGACGAACAGCTCGCCGAAGTCCGCCGCCGCCTCCTCAGCGCCGCGGCCGGCACCCTCATCGTGTTCGTGGTGGGGGTGGTCGGGTACATGATCATCGGGCGCGGCGAGCACCGGTTCCTCGACAGCCTGTACATGACCGTGATCACGCTGACCACGGTGGGCTACGGCGAGATCATCCCGATGGACAACAACCCCGCGGGCCGGATCTTCACGATGATTCTGCTGGTCTTCGGGATGGGGATCCTGGTCTACTTCGCTTCGACGGTCACGGCATTCTTCGTCGAAGGTCAGCTCGAGCAGGTGTTCTGGAGGAAGCGCATGCGCAAGGCGATCAGCGAACTCAAGGAGCACGTCATCGTGTGCGGTGACCGCGTGGTGGCCGGCCACGTGATAGACGAGATGCGGCGGGTGCGCCGCTCCGTCGTCTCGGTGCATCCGGCCGGGACCCCGCATCCGCTCATCACTACCGAGGGTGAGCTGCTCCACGTCGAAGGAGACCCCTCGGATGAAGAGGTGCTGCGCGAGGCAGGCATCATGCGCGCGGCGGGCTTGGTGGCGGCGATGGAGTCGGACCGCGAGAACGTGCTGTGCGCGCTCACCGCCCGGCAGACCAACCCGATCATGCGGATCGTCTCCATGCTGGTCGAGCCGCGCAACGAGTCCAAGCTGCGGCGCGCGGGCGCCGACAGCGTGGTCTCGCCGTTCTCCATCGGCGGGCTGCGCATGGCGTCGGAGATGATCCGGCCGGCCGTCGTGACCTTCCTCGACTCCATGCTGCGCGACCGCGACCGCAACCTGCGTATCGAGGAGATCCTGGTCGGACGGGGCTCGCCGGCCATCGGCAAGTCGCTGCGCGAGCTGCACGTCAACGCGATCCCCGGACTGTTGCTGCTCGCCCTCGTCGAAGGCAAGGATGGGCGCTACCACTTCAAGCCGAAGGACGATCTCGTGGTGGCCGAAGCCGCGACGCTGATCGTGATGGGAGACCCCGCCGCCGTGGGCCAGCTGCGCGAGAAGTACGGAGGACAGACCTACGCGGAAATGGCCGCTACCACGGAGCGGCCGGCCGCAGGGCGTTCCTGA
- a CDS encoding phosphatase PAP2 family protein, with product MVPDAETPRLTGRRGVTATDRLMIGFLLVNTAVVVWHAPVVGAWRWLLLGNALTLTLVALLARAPVTGLVAFIGGGYGVLLSIVYYTQLGVIALDTAHVYDALVLRWEEAVFGGQVSVIWNQRVPSLVLSWIMHFCYGSYYWIVTGTGLWLYFRTPREAYERGMFLITLAFYTCYLIFAFLPVTGPREFFGDATGPITTVLPARFVHRVLEVGSAWGTAFPSSHVAASWMAVMASWRDARRLALVLAPVSFGLALGTVYGQIHYGVDAIAGAILAVALFAVGDRVRNALRPAAPW from the coding sequence GTGGTACCGGACGCAGAGACTCCTCGCCTGACCGGGCGCCGGGGCGTCACCGCGACCGACCGCCTGATGATCGGCTTCCTGCTCGTGAACACCGCGGTGGTCGTATGGCATGCTCCGGTCGTCGGCGCCTGGCGGTGGCTCCTGCTCGGCAACGCGCTCACGCTGACGCTGGTCGCCCTGCTGGCGCGCGCCCCGGTGACGGGCCTGGTTGCCTTCATCGGCGGTGGCTACGGCGTTCTGCTGTCCATCGTGTACTACACTCAGCTCGGGGTGATCGCGCTCGACACGGCCCACGTCTACGATGCCCTCGTGCTGCGCTGGGAGGAGGCGGTGTTCGGCGGCCAGGTGAGCGTGATCTGGAACCAGCGCGTGCCGAGCCTGGTGTTGTCGTGGATCATGCACTTCTGCTACGGGTCGTACTACTGGATCGTCACGGGGACCGGGCTCTGGCTCTACTTCCGCACTCCCCGGGAAGCCTACGAGCGCGGGATGTTCCTCATCACGCTCGCCTTCTACACCTGCTACCTCATCTTCGCGTTCCTGCCGGTGACGGGGCCGCGCGAGTTCTTCGGTGACGCCACCGGACCCATCACCACCGTACTGCCGGCGCGATTCGTTCACCGGGTGCTCGAGGTTGGTTCGGCGTGGGGGACGGCGTTCCCGTCATCGCACGTGGCTGCGTCGTGGATGGCGGTGATGGCATCCTGGCGGGACGCGCGGCGGCTGGCCCTGGTGCTCGCCCCGGTGTCGTTCGGGCTCGCGCTCGGAACGGTGTACGGCCAGATCCACTATGGGGTCGACGCGATCGCGGGAGCGATCCTCGCGGTGGCGCTCTTCGCGGTGGGTGACCGGGTCAGGAACGCCCTGCGGCCGGCCGCTCCGTGGTAG